One region of Termitidicoccus mucosus genomic DNA includes:
- a CDS encoding MFS transporter: MSDASQKIPLREKLGYSLGDVAANFFFQSMILYQTAFYTDTVGLSAVAVGTMFLVLRLVDAVVDPIIGALADRTRTRWGKFRPWILVTAVPFGLVFWLVYLSPDFGMGGKLVYAYVTYALMMMLYSANNTPYSALMGVMTPDASERANIARYRFVAALVGQFLIQALTLPLVVKLGAGNSARGWAVTMGIFGAVIIVMYLVTFATTRERVQPPPTQKPSLGADLKAVFACGPWLVMFVLTLLVFTTLVVRGSSLNYFFNYYLDRESIRSFLDGVGLASAAGPGEITGWKSALDALGLIVKADGSNAPAVGLSFFFVAGSLIQIIGIILSKPLADRFGKKAVFITGMSVTAVATALVYFVTPTSMGLLVVLSILWPLGWGPTVPLLWVMIADVADYSEWKTTRRATGFMYAGILFALKAGLGLGGALSGWLIAAYGYVPNVAQTEHALLGIRLSATIYAAIPFVLGIICLLFYPIGKKLNLRIQEELAERRKNY, translated from the coding sequence ATGAGCGACGCCTCCCAAAAAATCCCGCTGCGGGAAAAACTCGGCTACAGTCTCGGCGACGTTGCCGCCAACTTCTTTTTCCAGTCGATGATCCTCTATCAGACCGCGTTCTACACGGACACGGTCGGGCTCTCGGCGGTCGCGGTCGGCACGATGTTTCTTGTGTTGCGCCTGGTCGACGCGGTTGTCGATCCGATCATCGGCGCGCTGGCCGACCGCACGCGCACGCGATGGGGAAAATTCCGCCCGTGGATACTCGTCACGGCGGTGCCGTTCGGCCTCGTGTTCTGGCTGGTGTATCTCTCGCCGGATTTCGGCATGGGCGGAAAACTCGTCTACGCCTATGTCACCTACGCGCTCATGATGATGCTCTACTCGGCAAATAACACGCCTTATTCCGCGCTCATGGGCGTGATGACGCCCGACGCCAGCGAACGCGCCAACATCGCGCGTTACCGCTTTGTCGCGGCGCTCGTCGGACAATTTCTCATTCAGGCGCTCACGCTGCCCCTCGTGGTCAAGCTTGGCGCGGGCAACAGCGCGCGCGGCTGGGCCGTGACGATGGGAATTTTTGGCGCGGTCATCATCGTGATGTATCTCGTCACCTTCGCGACCACGCGCGAGCGCGTGCAGCCGCCGCCCACGCAAAAGCCTTCGCTCGGCGCCGACTTGAAGGCGGTTTTCGCGTGCGGCCCGTGGCTGGTCATGTTCGTGCTCACGCTGTTGGTCTTCACGACACTCGTCGTGCGCGGCAGCTCGCTGAATTATTTTTTCAATTACTACCTTGATCGGGAGTCGATACGGTCGTTCCTCGACGGCGTGGGGCTCGCGTCCGCGGCGGGTCCGGGGGAAATCACAGGCTGGAAATCCGCGCTCGACGCGCTCGGCCTGATCGTGAAGGCGGACGGCTCCAACGCCCCCGCGGTCGGCCTGAGTTTCTTCTTCGTGGCCGGCTCGTTGATCCAGATTATCGGCATCATTCTGTCCAAGCCGCTCGCGGATCGTTTCGGGAAAAAAGCCGTGTTTATCACCGGCATGTCGGTGACGGCGGTGGCAACGGCGCTGGTGTATTTTGTCACGCCGACGTCGATGGGATTGCTCGTCGTGCTGAGCATCCTCTGGCCGCTCGGTTGGGGGCCGACGGTGCCGCTGCTTTGGGTCATGATCGCGGATGTCGCCGACTACTCGGAGTGGAAAACCACGCGCCGCGCCACCGGTTTCATGTATGCGGGGATTTTGTTCGCACTGAAAGCCGGGCTCGGCCTCGGCGGCGCGCTCAGCGGCTGGCTCATCGCCGCATATGGCTACGTGCCCAACGTCGCGCAGACCGAGCACGCGCTGCTCGGCATCCGGCTCAGCGCGACGATCTACGCGGCGATTCCCTTCGTGCTCGGCATTATTTGCCTGCTGTTCTATCCGATCGGGAAAAAACTCAACCTGCGCATCCAGGAGGAACTCGCCGAGCGCCGGAAAAATTACTGA
- a CDS encoding WcaI family glycosyltransferase, with product MKITIWGINYEPEPTGIGPFNTDLCAWLASRGHEVTMLTSFPYYPWWRKRPEDRGKFFETSRRADGVTVRRCWHYVPGKPSTLKRLVHELSFVFTSTLRALFLPRPDVFVVVSPPLFLGLGAFVAGLLLRRPFVFHVQDLQPDAALGLGMIKPGPAVRALHALEKWSYRRAALVSGISQGMMDAFARKRVPRGKTWLFANWIPDALPAAASAAGGAADGAASFRRANRIADGTVLIAYSGNVGMKQGLEVAVAASVGTEAHWAVCGEGAAKESLAALVAATPGSRVRLYPLQPDDSYQALLREADVSLITQQRGTGQFFFPSKLLSILQHGRPVLAVADADSELARAVAAGGFGRVVPPGDAEALRTAAREMAAADAAQKQAWAENGRGWVAQFRRSRVLAEFEARLAQVIAPAAGDEAAGTAMPDKSNCA from the coding sequence GTGAAAATCACCATTTGGGGAATCAACTACGAGCCGGAGCCGACCGGAATCGGCCCGTTCAACACCGATCTTTGCGCATGGCTGGCCTCGCGCGGGCACGAGGTCACGATGCTCACCAGCTTCCCCTATTATCCGTGGTGGCGGAAGCGCCCGGAGGACCGCGGCAAGTTTTTCGAGACCTCGCGCCGGGCGGACGGGGTGACCGTGCGGCGCTGCTGGCATTACGTGCCGGGAAAACCGTCCACCCTCAAGCGGCTCGTCCACGAGCTGAGCTTTGTATTCACTTCCACACTACGCGCGCTCTTTTTGCCGCGCCCGGATGTGTTTGTGGTCGTCAGCCCGCCGCTGTTCCTCGGCCTGGGCGCGTTTGTCGCGGGCCTTTTGCTGCGGCGCCCCTTTGTGTTTCATGTGCAGGACCTGCAACCCGACGCGGCGCTCGGGCTTGGCATGATAAAGCCGGGCCCGGCGGTGCGCGCGCTGCACGCGCTGGAAAAATGGAGCTACCGCCGCGCCGCGCTGGTATCGGGCATCTCGCAGGGCATGATGGATGCGTTTGCGCGCAAGCGCGTGCCGCGTGGAAAAACGTGGCTGTTTGCGAACTGGATACCCGACGCATTGCCGGCGGCCGCCTCCGCCGCCGGGGGCGCCGCCGACGGCGCGGCCTCGTTCCGCCGCGCGAACCGCATCGCGGACGGCACCGTGCTCATCGCCTATTCGGGCAACGTCGGCATGAAGCAGGGGCTGGAGGTGGCGGTGGCGGCGTCGGTCGGCACGGAGGCGCATTGGGCGGTGTGCGGCGAGGGCGCGGCCAAGGAATCGCTGGCCGCGCTGGTCGCGGCCACGCCGGGCAGCCGGGTGCGGCTGTATCCGCTCCAGCCCGACGACTCATACCAAGCGCTGCTGCGCGAGGCGGACGTGAGCCTCATCACGCAGCAACGCGGCACGGGGCAGTTTTTTTTCCCGAGCAAGCTCCTTTCCATCCTCCAGCACGGGCGCCCCGTGCTGGCCGTGGCCGACGCCGACAGCGAGCTGGCCCGGGCGGTGGCGGCGGGCGGGTTCGGCCGCGTGGTGCCGCCGGGCGACGCGGAGGCCTTGCGGACCGCCGCCCGCGAGATGGCCGCCGCCGATGCCGCGCAAAAACAGGCATGGGCGGAAAACGGGCGCGGCTGGGTCGCGCAGTTCCGCCGCAGCCGCGTGCTGGCTGAATTCGAGGCGCGTCTCGCGCAGGTGATCGCGCCGGCGGCGGGCGACGAGGCGGCGGGCACGGCGATGCCGGACAAGTCGAATTGCGCCTAG
- a CDS encoding exosortase/archaeosortase family protein: MLTRASITNSNALANAGPPGSADDARRALPMEKRRGFLDGVARNRALLPGLALIAATWLLLFWRLHTEWIVNELYSYGWVVPFLALYLFSERWRARPPAAEGRPHPSWLVLPAALLVAYLPMRVINEANPDWVKINFYLTCLVAAFSFGALFAIGRLRYMWHFAFPILFTFTALPWPIAIEDQLVQTLTRWNTLVSADTLTLCGVPAIATGNIIQVGSSWVNVADACSGIRSLQTAFMMSLFLGEFHRLGLLSRVLLMGSSFVVAFLLNIGRTMTLTWINAAHGGEVMESWHDHVGTAVMVSCIAGLWALSVLFARLKQKLGGRSLLSALTLGTHAPTPPAPAAASVSGNQIPAPFPAGFVVFGLAVLAAAELFTEGWYRRHEAHLDPPPQWTIDWPAHAPGFQQTEFPDRTRAILKYNEGETCSWITPEGYEFQMYYIRWHAGRVSKFLSGAHYPTVCMPATGLKYDGRAGVLDIPAGPLDIRFTNFLFDSNGAPVYVFHAIIEDRPAADTEKIDYRQVSSSERIASVLNGHRNLGQRVIGISIFGATSLQDAESAVRDQLSGMLKVTPVPRAVAALSIQQQ, translated from the coding sequence ATGCTCACACGCGCCTCCATCACCAACAGCAACGCCTTGGCAAACGCCGGGCCGCCGGGCTCCGCCGACGACGCCCGCCGCGCCCTCCCGATGGAAAAACGACGTGGTTTTCTGGACGGCGTGGCGCGGAATCGCGCGCTGCTGCCGGGGCTGGCGCTGATCGCGGCCACTTGGCTGCTGCTATTCTGGCGCCTGCACACGGAGTGGATCGTCAACGAGCTTTATTCCTACGGTTGGGTGGTGCCGTTTCTCGCGTTATATCTGTTCAGTGAGCGCTGGCGCGCGCGTCCGCCCGCGGCGGAGGGACGCCCGCACCCGTCGTGGCTGGTCCTCCCGGCGGCGCTGCTCGTGGCTTATCTGCCCATGCGCGTCATCAACGAGGCCAATCCCGACTGGGTGAAAATCAATTTCTACCTCACCTGTCTCGTCGCGGCCTTTTCGTTCGGCGCGCTTTTTGCGATCGGGCGGCTGCGCTACATGTGGCATTTCGCGTTTCCGATTCTTTTCACCTTCACCGCGCTGCCCTGGCCCATCGCGATCGAGGACCAGCTGGTGCAGACGCTCACGCGCTGGAACACGCTCGTCAGCGCCGACACGCTCACGCTGTGCGGCGTGCCGGCCATCGCCACGGGCAACATCATCCAGGTCGGCTCGTCATGGGTGAACGTCGCCGACGCGTGCAGCGGCATCCGCTCGCTCCAGACCGCGTTCATGATGTCGCTTTTTCTCGGCGAGTTTCACCGGCTCGGCCTGCTTTCGCGCGTGCTGCTGATGGGCTCGTCCTTCGTCGTCGCATTCCTGCTCAACATCGGCCGCACCATGACGCTCACGTGGATCAACGCCGCGCACGGCGGCGAGGTCATGGAAAGCTGGCACGACCACGTGGGCACCGCCGTCATGGTGTCGTGCATCGCCGGCCTGTGGGCGCTGTCGGTGCTGTTTGCGAGGCTCAAGCAGAAGCTCGGCGGCCGTTCGCTCCTTTCCGCGCTGACCCTCGGCACCCACGCGCCGACGCCCCCGGCGCCGGCCGCCGCCTCCGTATCCGGAAATCAAATACCCGCCCCCTTCCCCGCGGGCTTCGTCGTCTTCGGCCTCGCCGTGCTCGCGGCCGCGGAGCTGTTCACGGAAGGCTGGTATCGCCGCCATGAGGCGCACCTCGACCCGCCGCCGCAATGGACGATCGACTGGCCCGCGCACGCCCCCGGCTTCCAGCAGACGGAGTTCCCCGACCGCACCCGCGCCATCCTCAAATACAACGAGGGCGAAACCTGCTCGTGGATCACGCCCGAGGGCTACGAATTCCAGATGTATTACATCCGCTGGCATGCCGGGCGCGTGTCGAAGTTCCTTTCCGGCGCGCATTACCCGACCGTGTGCATGCCCGCCACCGGCCTGAAATACGACGGACGCGCCGGCGTCCTCGACATTCCCGCCGGGCCGCTCGACATCCGCTTCACCAATTTCCTTTTCGATTCCAACGGCGCGCCCGTGTATGTGTTTCACGCCATCATCGAGGACCGTCCCGCGGCCGACACCGAAAAAATCGACTACCGCCAGGTGAGCAGCTCCGAGCGCATCGCCTCGGTCCTCAACGGCCACCGCAACCTCGGGCAACGCGTCATCGGGATCTCCATTTTCGGCGCCACCTCGCTCCAGGACGCCGAGAGCGCCGTCCGCGACCAGCTCTCCGGCATGCTGAAAGTCACGCCCGTGCCGCGCGCCGTCGCCGCCCTTTCCATCCAGCAACAATAA
- a CDS encoding glycosyl hydrolase 115 family protein, which yields MKTEAPASIRRPFPPLYLSIVASLLAVLAAAALPSRASGLPDDIVADGNPPPGAFPLVVQHGEAPLWHDPADHAGVVRAIGDLRADIGRVTGRVPEIVTARESAAPRPVIIGTLGRSALIDGLVKSGRLDASDLDGKWESFVITVLDRPLDGLDQALVIAGSDKRGTIYGIYELSRQLGVSPWHWWADVPPGKRAEAYVLPGRHASGEPAVKYRGIFLNDEAPALTGWVHEKFGGFNHAFYANVFELILRLRGNYLWPAMWPPQAFNDNDPENPRLADEYGVVMGTSHHEPLMRAHAEWAAHGSGPWDYSKNAAALREFWRGGVERTKNFENIQTIGMRGDGDEPMSRESNVALLERIVADQRQIIAGVTGKNPRDVPQTWALYKEVQAYYEEGMRVPDDVTLLWCDDNWGNLRRVPTAAERGRAGGAGVYYHFDYVGGPRNYKWLNTVPIAKIREQMHLAWRHGANRIWIVNVGDLKPMEFPIEFFLSMAWNPERWTADNLDAFSRDWAARNFGPAHADEIAALIDGYTRLNGRRKPELLAPGTLNLVNYREGERVLAEWADLIARADKLVTALPAEYRDAFFQLVLYPVRASAVVQEIHVAAGLNHLYARQGRADANAPAARARALFAEDARLADDYHALRDGKWNHMMSQIRLGYTYWQQPDIAALPPLIEVRPRAGASLAVAIEGSQTAWPSGAGRAVLPPLDNFARGTRWIEVFNRGDTPFTFTVSADRPWIKLPPASGPVDKTTRLEIGVDWDAVPPGETRARLAITSDAGASLAVELPVKNHRGAAIRPGAFVESDGHIAIEAPHAARVIDAGGAGWRALPGFGRVAGGVTVSPVDASEREPGGPGSPRLEYDVHVFNAGEITVELQCAPSLDFLPGSPLRVAVSFDDEAPRIVPLATDATLRDWEQAVSDAVRRVTTRHTLARPGHHVLKLWMVTPGVVVERIVIDTGGLHPSYLGPPESPRAP from the coding sequence ATGAAGACAGAAGCCCCCGCCTCCATTCGCCGCCCGTTCCCGCCACTTTACCTTTCCATTGTCGCCTCGCTCCTGGCGGTCCTAGCCGCCGCCGCCCTTCCATCACGGGCCTCCGGCCTGCCCGACGACATCGTGGCGGACGGGAATCCGCCCCCCGGCGCGTTTCCGCTCGTCGTGCAGCACGGCGAAGCGCCTCTCTGGCACGATCCCGCGGATCACGCGGGCGTTGTCCGCGCCATCGGCGATCTCCGGGCGGACATCGGGCGCGTGACCGGCCGCGTCCCGGAAATCGTGACCGCCCGGGAAAGCGCGGCGCCGCGCCCCGTCATCATCGGCACGCTGGGCAGGAGCGCGCTCATCGACGGCCTCGTGAAATCCGGCCGGCTCGACGCGTCCGACCTGGACGGCAAATGGGAAAGTTTCGTCATCACGGTGCTCGACAGGCCGCTCGACGGTCTCGACCAGGCGCTCGTCATCGCGGGCAGCGACAAGCGCGGCACGATCTACGGTATCTACGAACTCTCCCGGCAGCTCGGCGTCTCGCCGTGGCATTGGTGGGCCGACGTGCCGCCCGGGAAACGCGCCGAGGCTTATGTCCTGCCGGGACGCCATGCCTCGGGCGAACCCGCGGTGAAGTATCGCGGCATTTTTCTCAACGACGAGGCGCCCGCGCTCACCGGCTGGGTGCACGAAAAATTCGGCGGCTTCAACCACGCCTTCTACGCCAACGTCTTCGAGCTCATCCTGCGCCTGCGCGGCAATTATCTCTGGCCCGCGATGTGGCCGCCCCAGGCCTTCAACGACAACGATCCCGAAAACCCGCGCCTCGCCGACGAATACGGCGTCGTCATGGGCACCTCGCACCACGAGCCCCTCATGCGCGCCCACGCCGAGTGGGCCGCCCATGGCTCCGGCCCGTGGGATTATTCGAAAAACGCCGCCGCCCTCCGCGAGTTCTGGCGCGGCGGCGTCGAGCGCACGAAAAATTTCGAGAACATCCAGACCATCGGCATGCGCGGCGACGGCGACGAACCCATGTCGCGCGAAAGCAACGTCGCCCTCCTCGAGCGCATCGTCGCCGACCAGCGGCAAATCATCGCCGGGGTCACCGGCAAAAACCCCCGGGACGTGCCCCAAACCTGGGCGCTCTACAAGGAGGTGCAGGCCTACTACGAGGAAGGCATGCGCGTGCCCGACGACGTGACGCTGCTCTGGTGCGACGACAACTGGGGCAACCTGCGCCGCGTGCCCACCGCCGCCGAGCGCGGACGCGCGGGCGGCGCCGGCGTGTATTATCATTTCGACTACGTCGGCGGCCCGCGAAACTACAAATGGCTCAACACCGTGCCCATCGCGAAAATCCGCGAGCAGATGCACCTCGCGTGGCGGCACGGCGCGAACCGCATCTGGATCGTGAACGTGGGTGACTTGAAGCCGATGGAGTTTCCCATCGAGTTTTTCCTCTCGATGGCGTGGAACCCGGAGCGCTGGACGGCGGACAACCTCGACGCGTTTTCCCGCGACTGGGCCGCGCGCAACTTCGGCCCCGCCCATGCCGACGAGATCGCCGCGCTCATCGACGGCTACACGCGCCTCAACGGACGCCGCAAACCCGAACTGCTCGCGCCCGGCACGCTGAACCTCGTCAACTATCGCGAAGGCGAGCGCGTGCTCGCCGAGTGGGCCGACCTCATCGCCCGCGCGGACAAGCTCGTCACCGCGCTGCCCGCCGAATACCGCGACGCCTTCTTCCAGCTCGTCCTCTATCCCGTCCGCGCCAGCGCGGTCGTGCAGGAAATCCACGTTGCCGCCGGCCTCAACCACCTTTACGCGCGCCAGGGCCGCGCCGATGCCAACGCGCCCGCCGCCCGGGCGCGCGCCCTGTTTGCCGAGGATGCGCGGCTCGCCGACGACTACCACGCGCTGCGCGACGGAAAATGGAACCACATGATGTCGCAGATTCGCCTCGGCTACACCTACTGGCAGCAGCCGGATATCGCCGCGCTGCCGCCGCTCATCGAGGTGCGCCCGCGCGCCGGCGCGTCGCTGGCCGTCGCCATCGAGGGCTCGCAAACCGCCTGGCCCAGCGGGGCCGGACGCGCCGTGCTTCCGCCGCTGGACAATTTTGCGCGCGGCACGCGCTGGATCGAAGTCTTCAACCGCGGCGACACGCCTTTCACGTTCACCGTTTCCGCCGACCGGCCGTGGATAAAACTTCCGCCTGCATCCGGCCCCGTTGACAAAACAACCCGCCTTGAAATCGGCGTGGACTGGGACGCCGTCCCTCCCGGAGAAACCCGGGCGCGCCTCGCGATCACCAGCGACGCGGGCGCGTCGCTGGCCGTGGAGCTGCCCGTGAAAAACCATCGCGGCGCGGCGATCCGCCCGGGCGCGTTTGTCGAAAGCGACGGACACATCGCCATCGAGGCTCCGCACGCCGCGCGGGTGATCGACGCCGGCGGCGCGGGCTGGCGCGCGCTGCCGGGCTTCGGGCGCGTGGCCGGCGGCGTGACCGTGTCGCCGGTGGATGCGTCCGAGCGCGAGCCGGGCGGCCCCGGCTCGCCGCGCCTCGAATACGACGTGCATGTCTTCAACGCGGGCGAGATCACGGTGGAGCTGCAATGCGCGCCCTCGCTCGATTTTCTGCCGGGCTCGCCCTTGCGCGTGGCCGTTTCCTTTGATGACGAGGCGCCGCGGATCGTTCCGCTCGCCACGGACGCGACCCTGCGCGACTGGGAGCAGGCGGTGTCGGACGCGGTGCGCCGCGTCACCACGCGCCACACGCTCGCGCGTCCCGGCCACCACGTGCTCAAGCTCTGGATGGTCACGCCCGGCGTGGTCGTCGAGCGCATCGTCATCGACACCGGCGGCCTGCACCCGAGTTACCTCGGCCCGCCCGAGAGCCCTCGCGCCCCGTAG
- a CDS encoding alpha-L-rhamnosidase, giving the protein MLFAKSLPSPARRKSRAVLASAFLAFGLLGAAASTFAALTVDGLRCEGMENPLGIDADQPRLGWRLQSDERGDAQTAWQVLVASNAAMLAQDQADYWNSGKVVSCQSQHVVYLGRPPASSQQVFWKVRAWDARGAASPWSAVASWTMGVLDTARGPGWQPGVSWISDAEMLKWERRAAGFSSRDTDRQDTVKWVQLDLGESHPLDTVRIHSVLHTVEARYGLPLRFKLELSDEPSFRAAVIAADHTEKDFPAGAYLISLPMEGRAARYVRLTATKLRALDEAGRTRLACRQIEVLSGGKNIAVGARVTAGDSREDEHWSCAAAVDGLGIPGANPLANATLLLRREFNVRPGLSRAVIHVTGLGQYEFTANGKRIGEGLLTPAWTDYASTCLYETHDITAQLRPGENALGIQVAGGPYNISEGAEGRYLKLVTPPRAPVAFAQLRLEYDNGLFEIISTDASWRATAAGPATYANFYGGEDFDSRRARALRGWDKPGFDDSGWAPAAAAPGPGGKLRGASHSSPPFGAFETFAPAAVREIRPGVSVYDFGQNASMMPRLRVRGPAGSIVRMIPAELLNADGSVDRRSCGGGNAWWQYTLAGDESAEAWFPRFFYQGARYLQVERYATPEDAARAVTPGSRNIGNALHYARLAENEGAAQNASATGSAGILPASEKNMPAGSRRSQSQAESDAPHASSPPAFSAPSALPDSPAPAALPVIESLESVVVHSDSPASGEFECSSELFNRIRTLVRWAQASNLAHVFTDCPQREKLGWLEQYHLNGPSLRYEWDVTRLFEKCFDDMAAAQTPQGLVTSIAPEYVVFEGGFRDSPEWGGALVLAAWQHYLWTGDEQLLRRYYPQMQRYADYLGTRAKGRLLSHGLGDWYDIGPKRPGVAQLTPVALTATAIYYEITATLGRVATLLNRKVEAKYYESEAARIADAFNKAFFDPRAGVYAAGSQTAQAMPLVLGLVPPGRRDGVLAALVADIESRGHAITAGDVGYRYVLRALADAGRSDVVFAMNNQSEKPGYGYQLARGATSLTEAWDANPRSSQNHFMLGQITEWLYHDLAGIQPDPAGPGFKRVIIKPAAVAGIDRARAAVHSPRGPVAVVWWRENGRFVLKISIPVGAVATVHLPVPEVSAIREGDLPVAQARGVRLLRRVKDEAVFEVVSGSYRFTAPE; this is encoded by the coding sequence ATGCTTTTTGCCAAAAGTCTCCCGAGTCCGGCGCGCCGGAAATCGCGCGCGGTTTTGGCGTCGGCGTTTTTGGCCTTCGGCCTGCTGGGCGCGGCGGCCAGCACTTTCGCCGCGCTCACGGTGGACGGGTTGCGCTGCGAGGGCATGGAAAACCCGCTGGGCATCGATGCCGACCAGCCGCGGCTCGGCTGGCGGTTGCAGTCCGACGAGCGCGGCGACGCGCAGACCGCCTGGCAGGTGCTCGTCGCCAGCAACGCCGCGATGCTCGCGCAGGACCAGGCCGATTACTGGAACAGCGGCAAGGTCGTCTCCTGCCAGTCGCAGCACGTGGTTTATCTCGGGCGCCCGCCGGCCTCCTCGCAGCAGGTTTTCTGGAAGGTGCGCGCATGGGACGCGCGCGGCGCGGCGTCGCCCTGGAGCGCGGTCGCGTCATGGACGATGGGCGTGCTCGACACCGCGCGCGGGCCGGGCTGGCAGCCGGGCGTGTCCTGGATTTCCGACGCGGAAATGCTGAAATGGGAACGCCGGGCGGCGGGCTTCAGCTCGCGCGACACGGACCGGCAGGACACGGTGAAATGGGTGCAGCTCGACCTCGGCGAATCGCACCCGCTCGACACCGTGAGGATTCATTCGGTTTTGCACACGGTCGAGGCGCGTTACGGCCTGCCGCTCCGTTTCAAGCTGGAGCTTTCCGACGAGCCGTCCTTCCGCGCCGCGGTCATCGCCGCCGATCACACCGAAAAGGATTTTCCCGCCGGCGCCTACCTCATCTCGCTGCCGATGGAGGGCCGCGCCGCGCGCTACGTGCGCCTGACCGCGACAAAACTTCGCGCCCTCGACGAGGCCGGCAGGACGCGCCTGGCCTGCCGCCAGATCGAGGTGCTCTCCGGCGGGAAAAACATCGCCGTCGGCGCGCGCGTCACGGCCGGCGATTCCCGCGAGGACGAGCACTGGTCGTGCGCCGCCGCCGTGGACGGGCTCGGCATCCCCGGCGCCAATCCGCTGGCCAACGCCACGCTGCTCCTGCGCCGCGAGTTCAACGTCCGCCCCGGCCTCAGCCGCGCGGTCATCCACGTCACCGGTCTCGGCCAGTATGAGTTCACCGCCAACGGCAAACGCATCGGCGAGGGCCTGCTCACGCCCGCGTGGACCGACTATGCCTCGACCTGCCTCTACGAGACGCATGACATCACCGCGCAGCTTCGCCCCGGCGAAAACGCGCTCGGCATCCAGGTCGCCGGCGGTCCCTATAACATCAGCGAGGGCGCCGAGGGGCGCTACCTGAAGCTCGTCACGCCGCCGCGCGCGCCCGTCGCCTTTGCGCAGCTCCGCCTCGAATACGACAACGGACTCTTCGAGATCATCAGCACCGACGCGAGCTGGCGCGCCACCGCCGCCGGCCCGGCGACCTATGCGAATTTTTATGGCGGCGAGGATTTCGACTCCCGGCGCGCGCGCGCGCTTCGCGGCTGGGACAAGCCCGGTTTCGACGACTCCGGCTGGGCGCCCGCCGCCGCCGCGCCCGGCCCCGGCGGCAAACTCCGCGGAGCGTCGCACAGCTCGCCACCCTTCGGCGCGTTTGAGACCTTTGCGCCGGCCGCGGTCCGCGAAATCCGTCCCGGCGTGAGTGTGTATGATTTCGGGCAAAACGCCTCCATGATGCCGCGCCTGCGCGTGCGCGGCCCCGCCGGCTCCATCGTGCGCATGATTCCGGCCGAACTCCTGAATGCCGACGGCAGCGTCGACCGGCGTTCCTGCGGCGGCGGCAATGCCTGGTGGCAATACACGCTTGCCGGCGACGAATCCGCCGAGGCTTGGTTTCCCAGGTTTTTCTACCAGGGCGCGCGTTACCTTCAGGTCGAACGCTACGCCACGCCCGAGGACGCCGCCCGCGCCGTCACCCCCGGCTCCCGCAACATCGGCAACGCCCTCCACTACGCGCGCCTCGCGGAAAACGAAGGCGCCGCCCAAAACGCGTCAGCGACTGGGAGCGCCGGCATCCTGCCGGCATCCGAAAAAAACATGCCGGCTGGAAGCCGGCGCTCCCAGTCGCAAGCGGAAAGCGATGCCCCCCACGCATCCTCTCCTCCCGCTTTCTCCGCGCCCTCCGCGCTGCCTGATTCCCCCGCGCCCGCAGCGCTGCCCGTCATCGAATCGCTCGAATCCGTCGTCGTCCATTCCGACTCCCCCGCGTCCGGCGAGTTCGAATGCTCGAGCGAACTTTTCAACCGCATCCGCACGCTCGTCCGCTGGGCCCAGGCCAGCAACCTCGCGCACGTCTTCACCGATTGCCCGCAGCGCGAAAAGCTCGGCTGGCTCGAGCAATACCATCTCAACGGCCCCTCGCTCCGCTACGAATGGGATGTCACGCGCCTCTTCGAAAAATGCTTCGACGACATGGCCGCCGCGCAAACCCCGCAGGGGCTTGTCACCAGCATCGCCCCCGAATACGTGGTGTTCGAGGGCGGCTTCCGCGATTCGCCCGAATGGGGCGGCGCACTCGTCCTGGCGGCGTGGCAGCATTACCTCTGGACGGGCGACGAGCAGCTCCTGCGCCGCTACTATCCGCAGATGCAACGCTACGCCGACTACCTCGGCACCCGCGCGAAGGGGCGCCTGCTCTCGCACGGACTCGGCGACTGGTATGACATCGGCCCGAAGCGTCCCGGCGTCGCGCAACTCACGCCGGTCGCGCTCACCGCCACCGCCATTTATTACGAGATCACCGCCACGCTCGGGCGCGTCGCGACGCTGCTCAACCGCAAGGTCGAGGCGAAGTATTATGAAAGCGAGGCCGCGCGCATCGCCGACGCCTTCAACAAGGCATTCTTCGACCCGCGCGCCGGCGTTTACGCCGCCGGCTCGCAAACCGCGCAGGCCATGCCGCTCGTGCTCGGGCTCGTCCCGCCCGGACGCCGCGACGGCGTGCTGGCCGCGCTTGTCGCCGACATCGAAAGCCGCGGCCACGCCATCACCGCCGGGGACGTCGGCTACCGCTACGTGCTCCGCGCCCTCGCCGACGCCGGGCGTTCCGACGTGGTTTTCGCGATGAACAACCAGAGCGAAAAGCCCGGCTACGGCTACCAGCTTGCCCGCGGCGCGACGAGCCTCACCGAGGCATGGGACGCGAACCCGCGGTCCTCGCAAAACCACTTCATGCTCGGGCAGATCACCGAGTGGCTTTACCATGACCTCGCCGGCATCCAGCCCGACCCCGCCGGCCCCGGCTTCAAGCGCGTCATCATCAAGCCCGCCGCCGTCGCCGGCATTGACCGCGCGCGCGCCGCCGTGCACTCCCCGCGCGGCCCCGTGGCCGTCGTGTGGTGGCGCGAGAACGGCCGTTTTGTATTAAAAATCTCGATACCGGTGGGCGCGGTGGCGACGGTGCATCTCCCCGTGCCGGAGGTCTCCGCCATCCGCGAGGGCGATCTTCCCGTCGCGCAGGCCCGCGGCGTGCGCCTCCTCCGGCGGGTGAAGGACGAGGCCGTCTTCGAGGTCGTCTCCGGCAGCTACCGCTTCACCGCGCCGGAGTGA